The following are from one region of the Microbacterium paraoxydans genome:
- the rsmG gene encoding 16S rRNA (guanine(527)-N(7))-methyltransferase RsmG gives MSETQDPGEKTVEQEPAVAAQIFGERLQLARRFTESLAREGEERGLIGPLELPRLWTRHILNSAIAAPLFHGSVADIGSGAGLPGLVLAIARPDVSWTLVEPMERRINWLTEQVNDLGLTNVTILRARAEDVRAKGAFDVVTARAVSALRTLIPLTAPLVRDGGELALLKGMNAANEIEAARKQIAKFKLADVRVEVLGEGLLPETTRVVRASVR, from the coding sequence GTGTCCGAGACGCAGGATCCCGGCGAGAAGACCGTCGAGCAGGAGCCGGCAGTCGCTGCCCAGATCTTCGGGGAGCGCCTGCAGCTCGCTCGACGGTTCACAGAATCCCTTGCGCGTGAGGGGGAGGAGCGGGGCCTGATCGGACCGCTGGAACTGCCCCGGTTGTGGACCCGTCACATCCTGAACAGCGCGATCGCCGCGCCCCTGTTCCACGGCTCCGTCGCGGACATCGGGTCCGGAGCCGGACTTCCTGGTCTGGTACTCGCGATCGCGCGACCCGACGTGTCGTGGACCCTCGTGGAGCCGATGGAGCGCCGGATCAATTGGTTGACTGAGCAAGTGAATGACCTGGGACTCACCAACGTCACCATTCTCCGCGCGCGTGCCGAGGACGTGCGTGCGAAGGGCGCCTTCGATGTCGTCACGGCTCGTGCGGTGAGCGCATTGCGGACGTTGATCCCTCTGACAGCGCCCCTAGTCCGCGATGGTGGGGAGCTGGCCCTGTTGAAGGGGATGAACGCCGCGAACGAGATCGAAGCGGCACGGAAGCAGATCGCGAAGTTCAAGCTCGCGGATGTTCGGGTCGAGGTGCTGGGTGAGGGGTTGCTCCCGGAGACCACGCGGGTCGTTCGCGCCTCCGTGCGCTGA
- a CDS encoding Jag family protein codes for MSEVVTGSTEPTVAQLENEGDVAADYLEELLDIADIDGDLNLDVRQGRAYVSVEAEGDGLALLSAPDTVQALQELTRLAVQNKTGSFSRLILDIGGSRDARRRQLVTLVEAAAAKLDEGSSQASLPAMSSYERKLVHDIAAERGLVSESYGEGADRHTVLRRH; via the coding sequence ATGAGCGAGGTCGTGACCGGGAGCACAGAGCCCACTGTGGCGCAGCTCGAGAACGAGGGGGACGTCGCGGCGGACTACCTCGAGGAGCTGCTCGACATCGCAGACATCGACGGTGATCTGAACCTCGACGTCCGTCAGGGTCGTGCCTACGTCTCGGTCGAGGCCGAGGGTGACGGACTCGCGCTGCTCTCCGCTCCCGATACGGTGCAGGCGTTGCAGGAGCTCACGCGTCTCGCCGTCCAGAACAAGACCGGCTCGTTCTCGCGCCTCATCCTCGACATCGGTGGATCCCGCGACGCGCGGCGCCGTCAGCTCGTGACCCTGGTCGAGGCGGCGGCTGCCAAGCTCGATGAGGGCTCGTCGCAGGCCTCGCTGCCGGCGATGTCGAGCTATGAGCGCAAGCTGGTCCACGACATCGCCGCCGAGCGCGGGCTCGTCTCCGAGTCGTACGGCGAGGGCGCGGACCGCCACACGGTCCTGCGGCGGCACTGA
- the yidC gene encoding membrane protein insertase YidC: protein MGLDLLFASATPSPEPASGGFDLLGTILWPLKWVVELILVAWHWLLTAVGLPAASGITWVLSIVGLVIVVRAALIPLFVKQIKSQRKMMEIAPELRKVQEKYRGKKDQLSREAMSRETMALYKKHGTTPMSSCLPLLVQMPIFFSLYSVLSDVSKHATQGVGGVGLLSAELTQEFYDAKLFGVASLHENLGNAIEAQNVTAIIILITLVVLMIASQFFTQLQIISKNLSPEAKTGQAYQMQKIMLYVLPLGFIFSGVFFPLGVVVYWFISNLWTMGQQFLVIREMPTPGSEAAKAREERLARKGKAIDSSGKVVPMAAYEAEQQRLLEEAEKAKAAAPKRQQPVGKKRAKKKGNAS from the coding sequence GTGGGTCTTGACCTTCTGTTCGCCAGTGCCACCCCCAGCCCGGAACCGGCATCCGGCGGATTCGACCTGCTCGGCACGATCCTGTGGCCGCTGAAGTGGGTCGTCGAGCTCATCCTCGTCGCCTGGCACTGGCTGCTGACGGCCGTCGGTCTCCCTGCGGCCTCCGGAATCACCTGGGTCCTCTCGATCGTCGGCCTCGTGATCGTGGTCCGTGCAGCGCTCATCCCGCTGTTCGTGAAGCAGATCAAGAGCCAGCGGAAGATGATGGAAATTGCTCCTGAACTGAGGAAAGTCCAGGAGAAGTATCGCGGCAAGAAGGACCAGCTCTCTCGCGAGGCGATGAGCCGCGAGACGATGGCGCTGTACAAGAAGCACGGCACGACGCCGATGTCGAGCTGTCTGCCCCTGCTCGTGCAGATGCCGATCTTCTTCTCGCTCTACAGCGTGCTGAGCGACGTCAGCAAGCACGCGACGCAGGGCGTCGGCGGTGTCGGGCTGCTGAGCGCGGAACTCACGCAGGAGTTCTACGACGCCAAGCTCTTCGGGGTCGCGTCCCTGCACGAGAACCTCGGCAACGCGATCGAGGCCCAGAACGTCACGGCGATCATCATCCTGATCACCCTGGTCGTCCTGATGATCGCGTCGCAGTTCTTCACGCAGCTGCAGATCATCTCGAAGAACCTCTCGCCGGAGGCCAAGACCGGCCAGGCGTACCAGATGCAGAAGATCATGCTCTACGTTCTGCCGCTGGGTTTCATCTTCTCCGGTGTCTTCTTCCCGCTCGGCGTGGTCGTGTACTGGTTCATCTCGAACCTCTGGACCATGGGGCAGCAGTTCCTCGTCATCCGTGAGATGCCGACTCCCGGCTCTGAAGCCGCCAAGGCTCGCGAGGAGCGGCTCGCCCGCAAGGGCAAGGCGATCGACTCCTCCGGCAAGGTCGTCCCGATGGCTGCCTACGAGGCCGAGCAGCAGCGCCTGCTCGAGGAGGCCGAGAAAGCGAAGGCGGCGGCGCCGAAGCGACAGCAGCCGGTCGGCAAGAAGCGTGCGAAGAAGAAGGGGAACGCGTCATGA
- the yidD gene encoding membrane protein insertion efficiency factor YidD: protein MTALPASSVGSGEMRGRDAVRSIPLLPRNAVLAFLAGYRKVVSPMYGDVCAYYPSCSAYAVGAVQQHGAVRGALLSAWRILRCNPWSRGGVDDVTPHRHFRYDLTAHGFVVPSRKD from the coding sequence ATGACCGCCTTGCCGGCGTCCTCTGTGGGGTCCGGGGAGATGCGCGGGCGAGACGCGGTTCGGAGCATCCCGCTCCTGCCGCGCAACGCCGTGCTCGCGTTCCTCGCGGGGTACCGCAAGGTGGTCTCGCCGATGTACGGGGACGTGTGTGCGTACTACCCCTCCTGTTCCGCCTACGCTGTAGGTGCGGTGCAGCAGCACGGCGCCGTGCGGGGGGCTCTGCTCTCGGCGTGGCGCATCCTCCGCTGCAATCCCTGGTCTCGCGGAGGCGTCGACGACGTCACACCGCATCGACACTTCCGCTACGACCTGACCGCACACGGTTTCGTCGTCCCCTCCCGAAAGGACTGA
- the rnpA gene encoding ribonuclease P protein component produces MLARPFRLTRGSDYRLVVRRGSRCGGARVLTSMLATGESRAARFGFIISKQVGTAVVRNTVRRRLKAVCAEALPRVPQGTDVVIRALPASATASYAELRSDVHRCLARLTPAEAAS; encoded by the coding sequence GTGCTCGCCCGCCCGTTCCGTTTGACCCGCGGGAGCGACTACCGACTGGTCGTTCGACGCGGATCGCGTTGTGGCGGGGCCCGCGTCCTCACCTCCATGCTGGCGACGGGCGAGAGCAGGGCAGCGCGGTTCGGTTTCATCATCAGCAAGCAGGTGGGCACCGCAGTGGTGCGCAACACCGTGCGTCGGCGACTCAAAGCCGTCTGTGCGGAGGCGTTGCCGCGTGTTCCGCAGGGCACGGATGTCGTCATCCGTGCCCTTCCTGCGTCCGCGACCGCGTCGTACGCCGAACTCCGCAGCGACGTTCATCGCTGCCTGGCTCGGCTCACGCCGGCCGAGGCCGCATCATGA
- the rpmH gene encoding 50S ribosomal protein L34, translating into MSKRTFQPNNRRRAKKHGFRARMRTRAGRAILSARRAKGRTELSA; encoded by the coding sequence ATGAGCAAGCGCACCTTCCAGCCCAACAACCGTCGTCGCGCCAAGAAGCACGGCTTCCGCGCCCGCATGCGCACCCGCGCCGGTCGTGCCATCCTCTCGGCACGCCGCGCGAAGGGCCGCACCGAGCTCTCCGCGTAA
- the dnaA gene encoding chromosomal replication initiator protein DnaA, translating into MSSPAQPDVPIWTTVQELLESDDRVTPQLQGFLSLAVPAGVMSATLYLEVPNDLTAAQINKRLRLPIMEALAHVGEEVTSYRVVVNHELADQPTAPIAVADYGRQDPVRAESPMEQPTALRHESRLNPKYTFDNFVIGQSNRFAHAAAVAVAEAPAKAYNPLFIYGDSGLGKTHLLHAIGDYAQSLYAGVKVRYVSSEEFTNDFINSIANNRGAAFQARYREVDILLIDDIQFLQGRAETQEAFFHTFNTLHDHNKQVVITSDVAPKHLTGFEDRMRSRFEWGLITDVQAPDLETRIAILRKKAQSEALHIPDEVLEYIATVVSSNIRELEGALIRVSAFASLNRSALDISLAQTVLRDIIDTAEDNIISPTDIITATAQYFKLTVDDLYGSSRSQQIATARQIAMYLCRERTSLSLPKIGQLFGNRDHTTVMYAYKKISELMKERRSIYNQVTEITTQLGRR; encoded by the coding sequence ATGTCCTCACCAGCCCAGCCCGATGTCCCGATCTGGACCACGGTGCAGGAGCTGCTGGAATCCGATGACCGGGTCACCCCGCAGCTCCAGGGCTTCCTGAGCCTCGCGGTGCCGGCCGGCGTGATGTCGGCGACGCTGTATCTGGAGGTGCCGAACGACCTCACCGCGGCACAGATCAACAAGCGTCTGCGCCTGCCCATCATGGAGGCCCTCGCTCATGTCGGCGAGGAAGTGACGTCGTATCGGGTGGTCGTGAACCACGAGCTCGCCGATCAGCCCACCGCTCCCATCGCCGTGGCGGACTATGGTCGGCAGGACCCGGTGCGCGCCGAGTCACCGATGGAGCAGCCGACGGCGCTACGCCACGAGTCACGCCTCAACCCGAAGTACACCTTCGACAACTTCGTCATCGGCCAGTCCAACCGCTTCGCCCACGCGGCCGCGGTGGCCGTCGCCGAGGCGCCCGCCAAGGCCTACAACCCGCTCTTCATCTACGGCGACTCCGGACTGGGCAAGACCCACCTCCTGCACGCCATCGGCGACTACGCACAGTCGCTCTACGCCGGGGTCAAGGTGCGCTACGTCTCCAGCGAGGAGTTCACGAACGACTTCATCAACTCCATCGCCAACAACCGTGGCGCCGCCTTCCAAGCCCGGTACCGCGAGGTGGACATCCTCCTCATCGACGACATCCAGTTCCTCCAGGGGCGTGCGGAGACGCAGGAGGCGTTCTTCCACACGTTCAACACGCTGCACGACCACAACAAGCAGGTCGTGATCACCAGCGATGTCGCGCCGAAGCACCTCACGGGCTTCGAGGACCGCATGCGCAGCCGTTTCGAGTGGGGCCTCATCACCGACGTGCAGGCGCCCGATCTCGAGACCCGTATCGCCATCCTGCGGAAGAAGGCGCAGAGCGAGGCCCTCCACATCCCCGACGAGGTGCTCGAGTACATCGCCACGGTGGTGTCCTCGAACATCCGCGAGCTGGAGGGAGCACTCATCCGGGTGTCGGCGTTCGCGAGCTTGAACCGCTCGGCCCTCGACATCTCCCTCGCCCAGACCGTGCTGCGGGACATCATCGACACGGCCGAGGACAACATCATCTCGCCCACCGACATCATCACGGCGACCGCGCAGTACTTCAAGCTCACCGTCGACGACCTCTACGGGTCCAGCCGTTCGCAGCAGATCGCCACCGCCCGGCAGATCGCCATGTACCTCTGTCGTGAACGGACCAGCCTCTCCCTCCCGAAGATCGGCCAGCTCTTCGGCAACCGCGACCACACGACGGTCATGTATGCCTACAAGAAGATCAGCGAGCTCATGAAAGAGCGTCGCTCCATCTACAACCAGGTGACCGAGATCACCACGCAGCTCGGCCGCCGCTGA
- the dnaN gene encoding DNA polymerase III subunit beta translates to MRFQVNRDVFSEAVSFVVKLLPQRNPQPILAGVLIEADGSGLTLSAFDYEASARTTIEATVETPGTILVHGRLLSDIASRLPNAPIEIAVEDDGGIAVTCGSARFTLAAMPVEEYPSIPEVSGSSGVVPADEFGTAIAQVGFAASRDDVTPVLTGVQLEVTGHTLSLVATDRYRVSLRDVPWDGEAVEATALVPARTLVEVGKTFGHAGTIQIAFSGAGDREIIAFTAGNKTVTSLLIKGNFPPVRRLFPEQTDHYAVVNTADLIEAVRRVSLVLDRAAPLRFTFSTDSVTMDASGSEHARASESVDAILSGGDEVTLGLNPQYLIEALGAVKSEFVRVTFTSSDNANKLSPVLITSQTSVDQAGLDSFKYLLQPNLLLR, encoded by the coding sequence GTGAGGTTTCAGGTCAACCGCGATGTCTTCAGCGAGGCTGTGTCCTTCGTCGTCAAGCTGCTCCCCCAGCGCAATCCGCAGCCGATCCTCGCCGGAGTCCTGATCGAGGCTGACGGTTCGGGACTCACGCTCTCGGCCTTCGACTACGAGGCCTCCGCACGGACGACCATCGAGGCGACGGTCGAGACCCCGGGCACGATCCTCGTCCACGGCCGCCTGCTCTCGGACATCGCGAGCCGACTCCCGAACGCTCCCATCGAGATCGCCGTGGAGGATGACGGCGGGATCGCCGTCACCTGCGGCTCGGCGCGCTTCACGCTCGCCGCCATGCCGGTCGAGGAATACCCGTCGATCCCCGAGGTGTCGGGATCCTCCGGCGTCGTCCCCGCCGACGAGTTCGGCACCGCGATCGCGCAGGTCGGCTTCGCCGCATCCCGCGACGATGTGACTCCCGTGTTGACGGGTGTCCAGCTCGAGGTCACCGGCCACACGCTCAGCCTCGTCGCCACCGACCGCTACCGGGTCTCGCTCCGCGACGTGCCGTGGGACGGCGAGGCCGTCGAGGCGACCGCGCTGGTCCCCGCTCGCACGCTCGTCGAGGTCGGGAAGACCTTCGGTCACGCCGGCACGATCCAGATCGCGTTCTCGGGAGCCGGAGACCGCGAGATCATCGCGTTCACCGCAGGCAACAAGACCGTGACCTCGCTGCTCATCAAGGGCAACTTCCCCCCGGTGCGACGCCTCTTCCCGGAGCAGACCGACCACTACGCCGTCGTCAACACCGCCGATCTCATCGAAGCCGTCCGTCGTGTGTCCCTCGTGCTCGATCGTGCCGCTCCGCTCCGCTTCACGTTCTCGACCGACAGCGTCACGATGGATGCGTCCGGCAGCGAGCACGCCCGCGCGTCCGAGTCGGTCGACGCGATCCTCTCCGGCGGCGATGAGGTGACCCTGGGGCTCAACCCGCAGTACCTCATCGAGGCGCTCGGCGCGGTCAAGAGCGAGTTCGTGCGGGTGACGTTCACCTCCAGCGACAACGCCAACAAGCTCAGCCCGGTCCTCATCACCAGCCAGACCTCCGTCGACCAGGCCGGTCTGGACTCGTTCAAGTACCTGCTGCAGCCCAACCTGCTCCTGCGCTGA
- the recF gene encoding DNA replication/repair protein RecF (All proteins in this family for which functions are known are DNA-binding proteins that assist the filamentation of RecA onto DNA for the initiation of recombination or recombinational repair.) — MIVEHLSLVDFRNYATAELALHRGPNVLVGRNGQGKTNLAEAVVFLATLGSHRVSSDAPMVRDGQDFAVIRARLSHGERRVLVEVQLNRQGSNKARINGSPSKTNELPRYAHVVLFAPEDLQIVRGDPSARRRFADQLLIQRTPRLAAVLADYDRVLKQRNALLKSARARGIRGEALSTLDVWDDKLVSLGSEIITARQRLAADLQQPVADAYAAIAGADHRPQLDWALSVAGGDPEDDDDRDDTEGTAPGDDVRGDTRRIAEMFRASLAAKRSNELDRGLTLTGPHRDDLVLRVRDLPVKGYASHGESWSVALALRLASAELLRSESPAGDPVLILDDVFAELDADRRQRLATLTAGYEQVVVTAAVEEDIPDVLRAHVVRIAAGTISDERNRSQAEEGASHD, encoded by the coding sequence GTGATTGTGGAGCACCTCAGCCTGGTCGATTTCCGCAATTACGCGACCGCGGAACTCGCGCTGCACCGAGGGCCGAACGTGCTCGTCGGGCGGAACGGCCAGGGCAAGACGAACCTCGCCGAGGCTGTGGTCTTCCTCGCGACACTCGGGTCGCATCGGGTGTCGTCCGATGCCCCGATGGTGCGGGACGGCCAGGACTTCGCCGTCATCCGGGCTCGGCTCTCCCACGGCGAGCGGCGCGTGCTGGTCGAGGTGCAGCTCAATCGGCAGGGATCGAACAAGGCTCGCATCAACGGCTCCCCGTCGAAGACCAACGAGCTCCCCCGCTATGCGCACGTCGTGCTGTTCGCGCCGGAAGACCTCCAGATCGTCCGCGGAGACCCGTCGGCCCGTCGCCGGTTCGCCGACCAGCTCCTCATCCAGCGCACCCCGCGTCTCGCCGCGGTACTGGCCGATTACGATCGCGTGCTCAAGCAGCGCAATGCCCTTCTCAAGTCGGCGCGGGCGCGCGGCATCCGCGGTGAGGCCTTGAGCACGCTGGACGTCTGGGACGACAAGCTCGTGTCCCTCGGATCGGAGATCATCACCGCGCGGCAGCGGTTGGCCGCCGACCTGCAGCAGCCGGTGGCCGACGCCTACGCGGCGATCGCGGGCGCCGACCACCGGCCGCAGCTGGACTGGGCCCTGTCCGTTGCCGGCGGCGATCCGGAGGACGACGACGATCGGGACGACACAGAGGGCACCGCTCCCGGCGACGACGTGCGCGGGGACACCCGTCGCATCGCCGAGATGTTCCGCGCCTCCCTCGCCGCGAAGCGATCGAACGAGCTCGACCGCGGCCTCACCCTCACCGGACCGCACCGCGACGATCTGGTGCTGCGTGTCCGCGACCTCCCCGTGAAGGGCTACGCCTCGCATGGCGAGTCCTGGTCCGTCGCACTCGCTCTGCGTCTCGCCTCCGCAGAACTCCTGCGCAGCGAGTCTCCCGCCGGCGACCCGGTGCTCATCCTCGACGACGTCTTCGCCGAGCTCGACGCGGATCGGCGCCAGCGACTCGCCACCCTCACCGCAGGCTACGAGCAGGTGGTGGTCACCGCGGCGGTGGAGGAGGATATCCCCGACGTGCTCCGTGCTCACGTGGTCCGTATCGCGGCGGGCACCATCAGCGACGAACGGAACCGATCGCAGGCAGAGGAGGGTGCCAGCCATGACTGA
- a CDS encoding DUF721 domain-containing protein: MTDVLTDSAAAPEAPETVATYLRLRGLQPSAKNWKRKRRITVDDDNAPFTPGRDPGSLGAVLDTLSRESGWETTLAREDLVRQWADLAGADTAKHSEPVSLERGLLTVKCHSTAWAKNLQFMRATILTEIGRRYPEAGVENLRFIGPDVPSWKWGPRAVPGRGPRDTYG, from the coding sequence ATGACTGATGTGCTCACCGACAGCGCGGCCGCGCCGGAGGCTCCCGAGACCGTCGCCACCTACCTGCGACTGCGGGGACTCCAGCCGAGTGCCAAGAACTGGAAGCGCAAGCGACGGATCACCGTCGACGACGACAACGCGCCGTTCACCCCCGGGCGCGATCCGGGCAGTCTCGGTGCCGTGCTCGACACCCTCAGCCGCGAGTCCGGGTGGGAGACGACGCTCGCCCGGGAAGACCTCGTCCGCCAGTGGGCCGACCTCGCCGGGGCGGACACCGCGAAGCACTCGGAGCCGGTGTCGCTCGAGCGCGGACTGCTCACCGTGAAGTGCCATTCGACGGCCTGGGCGAAGAACCTCCAGTTCATGCGCGCGACCATCCTCACGGAGATCGGGCGACGGTATCCGGAGGCGGGGGTGGAGAACCTCCGCTTCATCGGACCGGACGTCCCCTCCTGGAAATGGGGTCCCAGAGCCGTTCCAGGGCGGGGCCCGCGCGATACCTACGGGTAG
- the gyrB gene encoding DNA topoisomerase (ATP-hydrolyzing) subunit B: MTPESPADETEPNNDASSGSQAGGSAAPAPKKQQPGEYGADSIQILEGLEAVRKRPGMYIGSTGPRGLHHLVYEIVDNSVDEALAGYADTIFVTLLADGGVRVVDNGRGIPVDPHSSDPSKSTVEVVLTILHAGGKFGGGAYAVSGGLHGVGSSVVNALSTRFDVEVKQKGFVWRHSFADGGVPQQKLEKGEATEETGTSITFWPDAEIFQETVEFDYDTLRTRFQQMAFLNKGLRIELSDERPESAYETEEDGQAVTKQPSDVFFYERGLVDYVEYLNKVRHAEVVNEEIIAFESEDTARKISLEVAMQWTTSYTENVFTYANTINTHEGGTHEEGFRAALTTLVNRYARANNLLKEKDDNLSGDDVREGLTAVISIKLGEPQFEGQTKTKLGNTEAKAFVQKVVGDQLGDWFDRNPTQAKNVIRKAIDAATARLAARKARETARRKSVFESAAMPDKLKDCTSKDPSISEIFLVEGDSAGGSAVQGRDPHTQAILALRGKILNVERARLDKALGNKEVQAMIQAFGTGIGEEFDIEKARYHKIVLMADADVDGQHITTLLLTLLFRYMRGLIEAGFVYLAMPPLYRLKWSNAAHEYVFSDAERDALLAYGLENGKRIPKDAGIQRYKGLGEMNAKELWETTMDHTTRTLRQVTIEDAAAADEIFSVLMGEDVESRRSFIQRNAKDVRFLDI; the protein is encoded by the coding sequence ATGACGCCTGAATCCCCTGCTGACGAGACGGAACCGAACAACGACGCTTCGTCGGGCTCACAGGCCGGAGGATCGGCGGCACCCGCACCGAAGAAGCAGCAGCCCGGTGAGTACGGCGCCGACTCGATCCAGATCCTCGAAGGACTCGAGGCCGTGCGCAAGCGCCCCGGCATGTACATCGGCTCGACCGGACCCCGCGGCCTGCACCACCTCGTCTACGAGATCGTCGACAACTCCGTCGATGAGGCGCTGGCCGGCTACGCCGACACGATCTTCGTCACCCTTCTCGCCGACGGCGGCGTGCGCGTGGTCGACAACGGCCGCGGCATCCCCGTCGATCCGCACTCCTCCGACCCGTCGAAGTCCACCGTCGAGGTGGTCCTGACGATCCTGCACGCCGGCGGCAAGTTCGGCGGTGGCGCTTACGCCGTCTCCGGCGGTCTGCACGGCGTCGGATCCTCGGTGGTGAACGCCCTGTCGACCCGCTTCGACGTGGAGGTCAAGCAGAAGGGCTTCGTCTGGCGGCACAGCTTCGCCGACGGCGGCGTCCCGCAGCAGAAGCTCGAGAAGGGCGAGGCCACCGAGGAGACCGGGACGAGCATCACGTTCTGGCCGGACGCGGAGATCTTCCAGGAGACGGTCGAGTTCGATTACGACACGCTCCGCACCCGGTTCCAGCAGATGGCGTTCCTCAACAAGGGACTGCGCATCGAGCTGTCCGACGAGCGGCCGGAGTCGGCGTACGAGACCGAGGAGGACGGCCAGGCGGTCACGAAGCAGCCGAGCGACGTCTTCTTCTACGAGCGCGGTCTCGTCGACTACGTCGAGTACCTGAACAAGGTGCGCCACGCCGAGGTCGTCAACGAGGAGATCATCGCCTTCGAGTCGGAGGACACGGCCCGCAAGATCTCTCTCGAGGTCGCGATGCAGTGGACCACGTCCTACACGGAGAACGTGTTCACCTACGCGAACACGATCAACACGCACGAGGGCGGCACGCACGAGGAGGGCTTCCGGGCGGCGCTCACCACGCTCGTCAACCGCTACGCCCGTGCGAACAACCTCCTTAAGGAGAAGGACGACAACCTCTCCGGCGACGACGTGCGCGAGGGGCTGACCGCCGTCATCTCGATCAAGCTCGGCGAGCCCCAGTTCGAGGGCCAGACCAAGACCAAGCTCGGCAACACCGAGGCGAAGGCGTTCGTGCAGAAGGTGGTCGGGGATCAGCTCGGCGACTGGTTCGACCGCAACCCGACCCAGGCGAAGAACGTCATCCGCAAGGCGATCGACGCGGCGACCGCGCGGCTCGCCGCCCGCAAGGCGCGCGAGACGGCTCGCCGCAAGAGCGTCTTCGAGTCGGCAGCGATGCCCGACAAGCTCAAGGACTGCACGAGCAAGGACCCGTCGATCAGCGAGATCTTCCTCGTGGAGGGCGACTCGGCCGGCGGTTCGGCGGTGCAGGGTCGCGACCCGCACACGCAGGCGATCCTCGCGCTGCGCGGCAAGATCCTCAACGTCGAGCGCGCGCGTCTCGACAAGGCGCTCGGCAACAAGGAAGTCCAGGCGATGATCCAGGCCTTCGGCACGGGCATCGGCGAGGAGTTCGACATCGAGAAGGCGCGCTATCACAAGATCGTGCTGATGGCCGATGCCGACGTCGACGGCCAGCACATCACCACCCTGCTGCTCACGCTGCTGTTCCGCTACATGCGCGGACTCATCGAGGCCGGCTTCGTGTACCTCGCGATGCCCCCGCTCTACCGCCTGAAGTGGTCGAACGCGGCGCACGAGTACGTGTTCAGCGACGCCGAGCGCGACGCGCTGCTGGCCTACGGCCTGGAGAACGGCAAGCGCATCCCGAAGGACGCCGGCATCCAGCGCTACAAGGGTCTCGGCGAGATGAACGCCAAGGAGCTGTGGGAGACCACGATGGACCACACCACCCGGACGCTCCGCCAGGTGACCATCGAGGACGCCGCCGCCGCAGACGAGATCTTCAGCGTGCTGATGGGCGAGGACGTGGAATCGCGTCGGAGCTTCATCCAGCGCAACGCCAAGGACGTCCGGTTCCTCGACATCTGA